In Mycobacterium stomatepiae, the following are encoded in one genomic region:
- a CDS encoding gamma-glutamyltransferase family protein, with amino-acid sequence MSAPFDWNFPYAWPRKPVLGSNVVCTSQPLAAQAGLRMLAAGGSAADAAVATAIALTVVEPVSNGIGSDAFAIVWDGTQLHGLNASGRSPAAWTPEYFGGNDVPGLGWNSVTVPGAVSAWVELHTKFGKLPFERLFEPAISHGRNGFPVSPTVAQQWAAQVSLFESQPGFAEAFLPDGRAPKPGERFRFPEQAATLETIAASNGVAFYRGELATQLEVHATANGAVLRASDLAAHRADWVDTISGTYRGYTVHELPPNGQGIVALIALGILAQFDVSPLPVDSADSVHLQIEALKLAFADAQAYVSDIDHMAVRPEDLLDADYLKGRAALIDLDRAKPATAGTPTGGTVYLTAADAAGMMVSMIQSNYIGFGSGVVVPGTGISLQNRGAGFVVDQGHPNQVGPNKRPYQTIIPGFVTKEGAPVMSFGVMGGPMQPQGHVQVLVRIADYGQNPQAACDGPRFRWVQGMQVSCEPGFPPSTLDELRRRGHDLLAVDDYNAFGSCQAIWRLDDGYLAASDPRRDGQAVAF; translated from the coding sequence GTGAGCGCACCCTTCGACTGGAACTTTCCGTACGCCTGGCCACGAAAGCCCGTTCTGGGATCTAACGTCGTCTGCACGTCGCAACCACTCGCCGCCCAAGCGGGCCTTCGGATGCTCGCCGCGGGCGGCAGTGCCGCCGACGCGGCCGTAGCGACCGCCATCGCGCTGACCGTGGTGGAGCCGGTGTCCAACGGAATCGGCTCGGACGCCTTCGCCATCGTCTGGGACGGCACGCAGCTGCACGGACTGAACGCATCGGGTCGTTCGCCGGCCGCATGGACGCCGGAGTACTTCGGCGGCAACGATGTTCCCGGGCTCGGCTGGAATTCGGTGACCGTGCCCGGAGCGGTGTCGGCATGGGTCGAATTACACACCAAGTTCGGCAAGTTGCCGTTCGAGCGCCTCTTCGAGCCCGCGATCTCCCACGGCCGCAACGGCTTTCCGGTCTCACCGACGGTCGCACAGCAATGGGCGGCGCAGGTGTCGCTGTTCGAATCGCAGCCGGGCTTCGCCGAGGCGTTCCTGCCCGACGGGCGAGCACCGAAACCCGGTGAGCGCTTTAGGTTTCCCGAGCAAGCCGCCACCCTGGAAACGATCGCCGCCAGCAACGGCGTGGCGTTCTACCGCGGCGAACTGGCGACCCAACTCGAAGTACACGCGACGGCGAACGGCGCCGTGCTGCGGGCCAGCGACCTCGCCGCCCACCGCGCCGATTGGGTGGACACAATCAGCGGAACCTACCGCGGTTACACGGTGCACGAGCTACCGCCCAATGGCCAGGGCATCGTGGCGCTGATCGCGCTCGGGATCCTCGCCCAGTTCGACGTATCCCCGCTGCCGGTCGATTCCGCCGACAGCGTGCACCTGCAGATCGAAGCGCTCAAGCTCGCCTTCGCGGACGCGCAAGCCTACGTCTCCGACATCGACCATATGGCGGTGCGCCCCGAGGACCTGCTGGACGCCGATTACCTGAAGGGGCGGGCCGCGCTGATCGACCTCGATCGAGCCAAGCCCGCGACGGCGGGTACCCCTACCGGGGGCACCGTCTATCTCACCGCGGCCGATGCGGCCGGCATGATGGTCTCGATGATTCAGTCGAATTACATTGGCTTCGGGTCGGGCGTGGTGGTACCGGGCACGGGCATCTCGCTGCAAAACCGCGGAGCGGGTTTCGTTGTAGATCAAGGACATCCGAACCAGGTCGGGCCGAACAAGCGGCCTTACCAGACGATCATTCCGGGCTTTGTGACCAAGGAGGGCGCGCCCGTGATGAGCTTCGGGGTGATGGGCGGTCCGATGCAACCCCAGGGCCACGTGCAGGTATTGGTCCGCATCGCCGACTACGGCCAGAATCCGCAGGCGGCCTGCGACGGCCCGCGGTTTCGCTGGGTGCAGGGCATGCAGGTCAGTTGCGAGCCGGGGTTCCCGCCGTCGACCCTCGACGAGCTGCGCCGGCGCGGGCACGACCTCCTCGCGGTGGACGACTACAACGCATTTGGCAGCTGCCAAGCGATTTGGCGCCTCGACGACGGATATCTCGCGGCGAGCGACCCGCGCCGCGACGGTCAAGCCGTGGCCTTCTAG
- a CDS encoding alpha/beta hydrolase-fold protein encodes MMARMPDLSRRAVLGLGASAAIGATGVFALDNLLHTSTTRSMPVSRASTQAPLAPSPAAPLEPAPTADPAPTMTTGSFVSAARGGISTNWAIARPPRQTKALRPVIALHGKGNDAAGVMAGGVEQGLAQAVNAGLPPFAVVAVDGGGGYWHKRSSDEDSGAMVLGELIPMLDSQRLDTSRAAFLGWSMGGYGALLLGGRLGPARTAAICAVSPALWMSSGAAAPGAFDGPDDFAANSVFGMPALASIPIRIDCGDSDPFYDATKQFIATLPNPPAGGFSPGGHNPAFWSSQLPAELTWMAPLLTA; translated from the coding sequence ATGATGGCCCGCATGCCCGACTTGAGCCGCCGCGCCGTGCTCGGTCTTGGTGCCAGCGCGGCAATAGGTGCGACCGGCGTGTTCGCGCTCGACAACCTGTTACACACCAGTACAACTCGCAGCATGCCGGTGTCGAGAGCCAGCACCCAGGCGCCGTTGGCGCCATCACCCGCCGCCCCCCTCGAGCCCGCTCCAACGGCGGATCCGGCGCCGACGATGACGACCGGTTCCTTCGTTTCGGCGGCACGGGGCGGCATATCGACCAACTGGGCGATCGCCCGGCCGCCGAGGCAGACCAAGGCGCTGCGCCCGGTGATCGCGCTGCACGGCAAGGGTAATGACGCGGCGGGCGTGATGGCCGGCGGCGTCGAGCAGGGCCTGGCCCAGGCCGTCAACGCGGGCCTGCCGCCATTCGCGGTCGTCGCGGTCGACGGCGGCGGCGGATATTGGCACAAGCGGTCTTCGGACGAGGACTCCGGCGCGATGGTGCTGGGCGAGTTGATCCCGATGCTGGACAGCCAGCGGTTGGACACCTCCCGGGCGGCCTTCCTGGGCTGGTCGATGGGCGGCTATGGCGCACTGCTGCTCGGCGGCCGGCTGGGACCCGCGCGCACCGCCGCTATCTGTGCGGTGAGCCCGGCGCTGTGGATGTCTTCCGGGGCCGCCGCGCCCGGGGCTTTCGACGGGCCCGACGACTTCGCCGCGAACTCGGTGTTCGGCATGCCGGCGCTGGCGTCCATACCGATCCGCATCGACTGCGGCGACAGCGATCCGTTCTACGACGCGACCAAGCAGTTCATCGCTACGCTGCCCAACCCACCCGCGGGCGGGTTCTCGCCCGGCGGGCACAACCCCGCGTTCTGGAGCTCACAACTGCCGGCCGAACTGACCTGGATGGCACCGCTGCTGACCGCTTAA
- a CDS encoding TetR/AcrR family transcriptional regulator, with the protein MTAAVTPKGERRRYALVSAAAELLAEGGFEAVRHRAVAQRAGLPLASTTYYFSSLDDLIARAVEHIAMIEVAQLRARVNALSRRRRGPETTAEVLVELLVGDLSDQTLVEQLISRYERNIACTRLTALRETMRRSLRQRADAVAEAIERSGRAVRIELICTLICAVDGSVVSALVEGRDPRTAAMGAVIDIIDVLAPIDERPVRI; encoded by the coding sequence GTGACTGCAGCGGTTACTCCGAAAGGAGAACGTCGACGGTATGCGCTCGTGAGCGCTGCCGCCGAGCTGCTTGCCGAAGGCGGGTTCGAAGCGGTGCGGCACCGGGCGGTCGCGCAGCGGGCCGGACTGCCCTTGGCGTCCACTACTTATTACTTCTCGTCTCTCGACGACTTGATCGCTCGCGCGGTCGAACACATCGCGATGATCGAGGTGGCGCAGCTGCGAGCTCGGGTCAACGCGCTGTCCCGGCGGCGCCGCGGCCCCGAGACCACCGCCGAGGTACTGGTCGAGCTGCTGGTGGGCGACCTCTCCGATCAGACGCTTGTCGAGCAGCTGATATCGCGATACGAGCGCAACATCGCTTGCACCCGCCTGACCGCGTTGCGCGAAACCATGCGCCGCAGCCTGCGGCAGCGAGCCGATGCCGTTGCCGAAGCGATCGAGCGATCCGGCCGAGCCGTGCGCATCGAGCTGATCTGCACCCTGATCTGCGCGGTCGACGGCTCGGTGGTCTCCGCGCTGGTGGAGGGCCGCGACCCCCGCACCGCGGCGATGGGAGCGGTGATCGACATCATCGACGTGCTGGCACCCATCGATGAACGGCCGGTGCGGATCTGA
- a CDS encoding DUF429 domain-containing protein: MYFGGVDLAWGLRNPTGVAVVDSDGRLVSAGAVRDDDEILAALRPYVHGDCVVGFDAPLVVNNPTGQRPAETALNRDFRRFEAGAHPANTGKPEFANGPRGARLAVALGLDLDPRSATPRRALEVYPHAATVALFRLERTLKYKAKPGRSQARLKSELLLLMDGVERLVDTDVPLRVADHPDWIRLRNQVTAAQRKSDLRRAEDPVDAVVCAYVALYAQRCPGRITIYGDSANGYIVTPSLPADLTG; encoded by the coding sequence ATGTACTTCGGCGGTGTCGACCTCGCGTGGGGCCTGCGCAACCCGACGGGTGTAGCCGTCGTCGACTCCGACGGCCGCCTGGTGAGCGCCGGCGCCGTCCGCGACGACGACGAAATCCTGGCGGCGTTGCGCCCTTACGTGCACGGGGACTGCGTGGTCGGCTTCGACGCTCCGCTGGTGGTGAACAACCCGACCGGTCAACGCCCGGCCGAGACGGCACTCAACCGCGACTTCCGCCGATTCGAAGCCGGTGCACATCCGGCCAACACCGGGAAACCCGAGTTCGCCAACGGCCCGCGCGGCGCGCGGTTGGCCGTAGCACTGGGCCTCGACCTCGATCCACGCTCGGCCACCCCGCGGCGAGCGCTCGAGGTATACCCGCACGCGGCGACGGTCGCGTTGTTCCGGCTGGAGCGGACCTTGAAGTACAAGGCCAAACCCGGCCGTAGCCAAGCGCGGCTCAAATCGGAGCTACTGCTGCTGATGGACGGCGTCGAGCGGCTGGTCGACACCGACGTACCGCTGCGCGTCGCCGACCATCCCGACTGGATCCGGCTGCGCAATCAGGTGACCGCGGCGCAGCGCAAGAGCGATCTGCGTCGCGCCGAAGACCCGGTCGACGCCGTGGTCTGCGCCTACGTCGCCCTGTACGCCCAGCGCTGCCCGGGTCGCATCACGATTTACGGGGACTCGGCCAACGGATACATCGTGACGCCGTCGCTGCCCGCCGACCTGACCGGGTAA
- the purB gene encoding adenylosuccinate lyase: protein MSIPNVLAARYASAEMVGIWSPEARVVAERRLWLAVLRAQTELGVAVPAEAVADYERVLEDVDLASIAERERLLRHDVKARIEEFNALAGHEHVHKGMTSRDLTENVEQLQIRRSLELVFSHGVAVVARLAERAVTYRDLVMAGRSHNVAAQATTLGKRFASAAQETLIALTRLRELIDRYPLRGIKGPMGTSQDMLDLLDGDAVKLAELERRVAEFLGFATVLTSVGQVYPRSLDHDVLSALVQLGAGPSSMAHTIRLMAGHELVTEGFAEGQVGSSAMPHKMNTRSCERVNGLQVVLRGYGSMAAELAGAQWNEGDVFCSVVRRVALPDSFFAIDGQIETFLTVLDEFGAYPAVIERELDRYLPFLATTKVLIAAVRAGMGREAAHHVIREHAVATALAMRERGAEPDLLDRLAADERLPLDRAALDAALADRQAFTGAAADQVDEVAAQVDSLVGRYPDAAKYAPGAIL, encoded by the coding sequence GTGAGCATTCCGAATGTGCTGGCCGCCCGGTACGCCAGCGCCGAGATGGTCGGGATCTGGTCGCCGGAGGCCAGGGTCGTCGCGGAGCGGCGGCTGTGGCTGGCCGTGTTGCGGGCGCAGACCGAACTCGGTGTTGCGGTACCGGCGGAAGCGGTCGCCGACTACGAGCGGGTGCTCGAGGATGTGGACCTGGCCTCGATCGCGGAGCGCGAGCGGCTGCTGCGGCACGACGTCAAGGCGCGGATCGAGGAATTCAACGCCCTGGCCGGTCACGAGCACGTGCACAAGGGGATGACCAGTCGCGATCTGACCGAGAACGTCGAGCAGCTCCAGATCCGGCGATCGCTGGAGCTGGTTTTCTCCCATGGGGTGGCGGTCGTCGCGCGGCTGGCCGAGCGGGCCGTCACGTATCGCGATCTGGTGATGGCCGGACGCAGCCACAATGTTGCCGCACAGGCCACCACGCTGGGCAAGCGGTTCGCGTCCGCGGCTCAGGAGACGCTGATCGCGCTGACCAGGTTGCGCGAATTGATCGATCGCTATCCGCTGCGCGGCATCAAAGGCCCGATGGGCACCTCGCAGGACATGCTCGACCTGCTGGACGGTGACGCGGTCAAACTGGCCGAGCTCGAACGGCGTGTCGCTGAATTCCTGGGTTTTGCAACAGTTTTGACCAGTGTTGGGCAAGTCTATCCGCGCTCGCTGGACCACGACGTGCTGTCCGCGCTGGTGCAGTTGGGTGCCGGGCCCTCGTCGATGGCGCACACCATCCGGCTGATGGCGGGCCACGAATTGGTGACGGAGGGATTCGCGGAGGGGCAGGTCGGTTCCTCGGCGATGCCGCACAAGATGAACACCCGCAGCTGCGAACGGGTCAACGGGCTGCAGGTGGTGCTGCGCGGTTACGGCTCGATGGCCGCCGAGCTGGCCGGCGCGCAGTGGAACGAGGGCGACGTGTTCTGTTCGGTGGTACGTCGAGTCGCCTTGCCGGACAGCTTCTTTGCCATCGACGGCCAGATCGAGACGTTTTTGACAGTGCTCGACGAGTTCGGCGCCTACCCGGCGGTGATCGAGCGGGAGCTCGATCGCTACCTGCCGTTCCTGGCCACCACCAAGGTGTTGATCGCGGCCGTGCGGGCCGGCATGGGGCGAGAGGCCGCGCACCACGTGATCCGGGAACATGCGGTGGCAACGGCATTGGCGATGCGGGAACGGGGCGCCGAGCCCGATCTGCTGGACCGGTTGGCCGCCGACGAGCGACTGCCGCTGGACCGTGCGGCGTTGGACGCCGCGCTGGCCGACAGACAGGCGTTTACCGGTGCCGCTGCCGATCAGGTCGATGAAGTTGCCGCGCAGGTCGATTCGTTGGTGGGCCGCTACCCGGACGCGGCCAAGTACGCTCCGGGCGCGATCCTGTGA
- a CDS encoding cytochrome P450, producing MTLAGALSGIDFTDLDNLANGFPHELFAVHRREAPVYWHEPTDNTPDGEGFWSVATYAESLAVLKDPVTYSSVTGGARPFGGTLLQDLSIAGQVLNMMDDPRHSQIRRLVSSGLTPRMISCVEDDLRTRARRLLDDVVPGEPFDFLVDIAAELPMQMICILLGVPESERHWLFEAIEPQFDFGGSRKAALSQLAASERDAAAGSRMYSYGQELIASKRANPTDDMLSVVANATIDEVDGPVPSDLEVYLFFSLLFSAGAETTRNAVAGGLLSLAENPDQLRSLRADFDLPPTAVEEMVRWTSPSPSKRRTATRDAVLGGQSIEAGQKVQIWEGSANRDAGVFDRADEFDIERKPNPHLGFGQGVHYCLGANLARLELRVLYEELLTRFGAVRVVRPVEWTRSNRHTGIRHLVVELLEA from the coding sequence GTGACCCTCGCCGGCGCCCTGTCTGGGATCGACTTCACCGACCTGGATAATTTGGCCAACGGTTTTCCGCACGAGTTGTTCGCCGTGCACCGTCGCGAGGCGCCGGTCTATTGGCATGAGCCGACCGACAATACCCCGGACGGCGAGGGCTTCTGGTCGGTTGCGACCTACGCGGAAAGCCTTGCCGTGCTGAAGGACCCGGTGACATACTCGTCGGTGACCGGTGGTGCGCGACCGTTCGGCGGGACGCTTTTGCAGGACTTGTCCATCGCGGGTCAGGTGCTCAACATGATGGACGACCCGCGGCACTCGCAGATCCGGCGACTGGTCAGCTCCGGCCTGACGCCGCGGATGATCTCCTGCGTCGAAGACGACCTGCGGACCCGGGCCCGACGGCTGCTCGATGATGTGGTGCCCGGCGAACCGTTCGACTTCCTCGTCGACATCGCTGCCGAACTACCGATGCAGATGATCTGCATTCTGCTGGGAGTGCCTGAATCCGAACGGCATTGGCTGTTCGAGGCCATCGAGCCGCAATTCGACTTCGGTGGCTCGCGCAAGGCCGCGTTATCTCAGCTCGCCGCGTCGGAAAGAGACGCCGCGGCGGGGTCGCGGATGTACAGCTACGGCCAAGAGCTGATCGCGTCGAAACGTGCCAACCCGACCGACGACATGTTGTCGGTCGTCGCCAATGCGACGATCGACGAGGTGGACGGACCGGTGCCGTCGGATCTCGAGGTGTATCTGTTCTTCAGCCTGCTGTTCAGCGCCGGCGCGGAGACGACTCGCAACGCGGTTGCCGGCGGGTTGCTGTCGCTGGCCGAGAATCCGGACCAGTTACGTTCACTGCGTGCCGATTTCGATCTGCCGCCGACGGCGGTCGAGGAAATGGTGCGGTGGACGTCGCCGTCGCCGTCCAAGCGGCGCACTGCCACCCGCGACGCCGTGCTCGGCGGGCAGTCGATCGAAGCCGGACAGAAGGTGCAGATTTGGGAAGGCTCGGCCAACCGCGACGCCGGCGTCTTCGACCGCGCCGACGAATTCGACATCGAGCGAAAGCCCAATCCGCACTTGGGCTTCGGCCAGGGCGTGCACTACTGCCTGGGGGCCAATCTGGCCCGCCTGGAGCTGCGCGTGCTGTACGAGGAGCTGCTGACGCGCTTCGGCGCCGTACGGGTGGTGCGGCCCGTCGAATGGACACGAAGCAACCGGCACACCGGCATCCGGCATTTGGTCGTCGAGCTGCTCGAGGCGTAG
- a CDS encoding phosphoribosylaminoimidazolesuccinocarboxamide synthase, producing MRPALSDYQHLASGKVRELYRVDDDHLLLVASDRISAYDFVLDSTIPDKGRILTAMSVFFFGLVEAPNHLAGPPDDPRIPDEVLGRALVVRRLEMMPVECVARGYLTGSGLLDYQATGKVCGITLPPGLVEASKFAQPLFTPASKAALGDHDENISFNRVIEMVGAVRANQLRDRTLQIYVQAADHALTKGIIIADTKFEFGTDADGNLLLADEIFTPDSSRYWPAEDYRVGVVQTSFDKQFVRNWLTSPESGWDRQGSQPPPPLPDDIIDATRARYINAYERISGLSFGDWIGPAA from the coding sequence ATGCGCCCTGCACTGTCGGACTACCAGCATCTGGCCAGCGGTAAGGTCCGCGAGCTGTACCGCGTCGACGACGACCATCTGTTGCTGGTCGCCAGCGACCGGATCTCGGCTTACGACTTCGTCCTGGACAGCACGATCCCGGACAAGGGCCGCATCCTCACCGCGATGAGCGTGTTCTTCTTCGGCCTTGTCGAGGCTCCCAACCACCTGGCCGGACCGCCCGACGACCCGCGCATCCCCGACGAGGTGCTGGGGCGCGCGCTGGTCGTGCGACGGCTGGAGATGATGCCGGTGGAGTGTGTGGCCCGCGGCTACCTGACCGGCTCGGGACTGCTCGACTATCAGGCGACCGGCAAGGTTTGCGGCATCACGCTGCCGCCGGGCCTGGTCGAGGCCAGCAAGTTCGCCCAGCCTCTGTTCACCCCGGCGTCCAAAGCCGCCTTGGGCGATCACGACGAGAACATCTCCTTCAACCGGGTGATCGAGATGGTGGGGGCGGTACGCGCCAACCAGCTGCGCGACCGCACGCTGCAGATCTACGTGCAGGCCGCCGATCACGCCTTGACGAAGGGAATCATCATCGCCGACACCAAGTTCGAATTCGGCACCGACGCCGACGGCAACCTGCTGCTGGCGGACGAGATCTTCACCCCGGACTCCTCGCGGTACTGGCCCGCCGAGGACTACCGCGTCGGGGTGGTGCAGACCAGTTTCGACAAGCAGTTCGTCCGCAATTGGCTCACCAGCCCCGAATCCGGCTGGGACCGCCAGGGCTCCCAACCCCCGCCACCGCTACCGGACGACATCATCGACGCCACCCGTGCCCGCTATATCAATGCCTACGAAAGGATTTCCGGTTTGAGTTTCGGTGACTGGATCGGCCCGGCCGCATGA
- a CDS encoding S9 family peptidase, with amino-acid sequence MTEPITPPVAKRVETTREHHGDVFVDPYEWLREKSNPEVIDYLEAENSYVDQALAHLEPLRQKIFDEIKARTKETDLSVPTRQGDWWYYSRTFEGKQYRVQCRCPVADPDDWAPPVLDENTDIPGEQVLLDSNEEAEGHDFFALGAALVSLDANLLAYSVDVIGDERYTLRFKDLRTGEKYPDEIADISSGVTWAADNRTVYYLTLDDAHRPDKVWRYRLGSGEPSELVYHEADERFWVGAGLSRSEAYVFIASGSSVTSEVRYADATDPRAEFTVVLPRRDGVEYSVEHAVVGGEDRFLILHNDGAVNFTLTEAPVSDPTQQRTLIEHRDDVRLEAADAFGDHLVISYRRAALPRIQLWPIGSDGEYGDPEEIAFDSELMSSGLGANPNWVSPKLRVRAGSLVTPLRVYDIDLGTGERTLLREQPVLGDYHPGDYVERRDWALAADGTRIPVSIVHRVGLEFPAPTLIYGYGAYEICTDPTFSISRLSLLDRGMVFVIAHVRGGGEMGRLWYEHGKLLEKKNTFTDFVAAAQHLVDAGVTRPHELVALGGSAGGLLMGAVANLAPELFAGILAQVPFVDPLTTILDPSLPLTVTEWDEWGNPLSDSEVYAYMKSYSPYENVETKKYPAILAMTSLNDTRVYYVEPAKWVAALRHANGDGNPVLLKTQMAAGHGGVSGRYRGWEETAFQYAWLLAAADGDRYGRGEENDLGGGPQG; translated from the coding sequence ATGACGGAGCCAATTACGCCACCCGTCGCGAAGCGGGTGGAGACCACCCGCGAGCACCATGGCGACGTGTTCGTCGATCCGTACGAGTGGCTGCGCGAAAAGTCGAATCCCGAAGTCATCGACTACCTGGAGGCCGAGAACTCCTACGTCGACCAGGCTCTTGCCCACCTGGAACCGTTGCGGCAAAAGATTTTCGATGAGATCAAGGCGCGTACCAAGGAAACCGACTTGTCGGTGCCGACCAGGCAGGGTGACTGGTGGTACTACTCGCGCACCTTCGAGGGAAAGCAGTATCGCGTCCAATGCCGTTGCCCGGTAGCCGATCCCGACGACTGGGCTCCGCCGGTTCTGGACGAGAACACCGACATACCGGGCGAACAGGTTCTGCTCGATTCGAACGAAGAGGCCGAGGGTCACGACTTCTTTGCCCTCGGCGCCGCCCTGGTCAGCCTGGATGCCAATCTGCTCGCGTACTCCGTCGACGTCATCGGTGACGAGCGGTACACGCTGCGGTTCAAGGACTTACGCACCGGCGAGAAATATCCCGACGAAATCGCCGATATCTCCAGCGGCGTGACATGGGCGGCCGACAACCGGACGGTGTACTACCTGACCCTGGACGACGCCCACCGCCCCGACAAGGTGTGGCGGTATCGGCTGGGCTCGGGGGAGCCGTCGGAGTTGGTGTATCACGAAGCTGACGAACGGTTCTGGGTCGGAGCGGGCCTGAGCCGAAGTGAGGCGTACGTCTTCATCGCGTCGGGATCGTCGGTGACCTCCGAGGTCCGCTACGCCGACGCCACCGACCCGCGGGCCGAGTTCACTGTGGTGCTGCCAAGGCGCGACGGTGTCGAATACTCGGTGGAGCATGCGGTGGTCGGGGGAGAAGATCGCTTCCTAATCCTGCACAACGACGGCGCGGTGAACTTCACGCTCACCGAGGCCCCGGTAAGCGATCCCACCCAACAGCGCACCCTGATCGAGCACCGCGACGACGTACGCCTCGAAGCCGCTGACGCGTTTGGTGATCATCTGGTGATCAGCTACCGGCGTGCGGCGCTGCCGCGAATCCAGTTGTGGCCCATCGGTTCCGACGGTGAGTACGGTGACCCCGAGGAGATCGCGTTCGATTCCGAGCTGATGTCGTCGGGCCTGGGCGCCAATCCGAACTGGGTTTCCCCCAAACTGCGGGTCAGGGCGGGATCGCTGGTGACGCCGTTGCGGGTCTACGACATCGACCTGGGTACCGGCGAGCGCACCCTGTTGCGTGAGCAGCCCGTGCTCGGCGACTACCACCCCGGCGACTACGTCGAGCGTCGCGACTGGGCGCTCGCCGCCGACGGGACCCGCATTCCGGTGTCGATCGTGCATCGTGTCGGCCTCGAATTCCCGGCGCCCACTCTCATCTACGGCTACGGCGCCTACGAAATATGCACGGATCCAACCTTTTCCATCTCGCGGTTGTCGCTACTGGACCGGGGCATGGTGTTCGTCATTGCCCACGTCCGCGGCGGGGGAGAAATGGGCCGGCTATGGTATGAGCACGGAAAGCTGCTGGAGAAGAAGAACACCTTTACCGACTTTGTCGCGGCGGCACAGCATTTGGTGGACGCGGGAGTGACGCGCCCGCACGAACTGGTGGCGTTGGGGGGCAGTGCCGGTGGGCTGTTGATGGGCGCGGTGGCCAACCTGGCGCCCGAGCTGTTCGCCGGGATCCTCGCTCAGGTCCCGTTCGTCGACCCGCTGACCACGATCCTGGATCCGTCGCTCCCGCTGACCGTCACCGAGTGGGACGAGTGGGGAAATCCGTTGAGCGACAGCGAAGTCTATGCATACATGAAGTCATACTCGCCCTACGAGAATGTCGAGACGAAGAAGTATCCCGCCATTCTGGCGATGACGTCGTTGAACGACACCAGGGTCTACTACGTGGAGCCGGCTAAGTGGGTGGCGGCGTTGCGACACGCTAACGGCGACGGCAACCCGGTGCTGCTCAAGACGCAGATGGCGGCGGGCCATGGCGGCGTCAGCGGCCGCTACCGGGGGTGGGAAGAGACCGCGTTCCAATACGCGTGGCTGCTAGCCGCTGCCGACGGCGACCGCTACGGCCGCGGCGAGGAAAACGATCTCGGTGGCGGTCCGCAGGGGTAG